Proteins encoded in a region of the Haloarcula sp. CBA1129 genome:
- a CDS encoding DUF7001 family protein, with translation MESVTLYRAPTTVADADAIADWLDARVDAEVAVRDRFLSLHGDSELASSFARARVLSPYDRETGNTMLGIVRYEERALESPERAGGVIYDGQAVQRALHDRIPESERSLAHLHVPLLDRVVGTWGDHDGRWHKRVNVLGQPAVVSVPGLYEAPAKPEQYYKEQQKHALLGGGAPPREVLENEVEGEFLVEDDPRTTDAIKGYVLQAYHYLDTGEAFCDEETCRLHNPHRQPGVVAAQLRGTEFCPRHAERYRR, from the coding sequence ATGGAGTCCGTCACGCTGTACCGCGCCCCGACGACAGTCGCCGATGCCGACGCCATCGCCGACTGGCTCGATGCGCGGGTCGACGCCGAGGTTGCCGTCCGGGACCGGTTCCTCTCACTGCACGGCGACTCGGAACTGGCGTCGTCGTTCGCACGGGCGCGGGTGCTCTCACCGTACGACCGCGAGACCGGGAACACGATGCTGGGAATCGTCCGCTACGAAGAGCGAGCGCTGGAGTCGCCCGAGCGGGCCGGCGGTGTCATCTACGACGGGCAGGCCGTCCAGCGCGCGCTCCACGACCGAATCCCTGAGTCCGAGCGGTCACTCGCCCACCTTCACGTTCCGCTGCTGGACCGCGTCGTCGGGACCTGGGGCGACCACGACGGCCGCTGGCACAAGCGCGTGAACGTCCTCGGCCAGCCCGCGGTCGTCTCGGTACCGGGGCTGTACGAGGCCCCCGCAAAGCCCGAGCAGTACTACAAGGAACAGCAGAAACACGCCCTGCTCGGCGGCGGCGCACCGCCCCGAGAAGTGCTCGAAAACGAAGTCGAGGGCGAGTTCCTCGTCGAGGACGACCCGCGGACGACCGACGCCATCAAAGGATACGTCCTGCAGGCGTACCACTACCTCGACACGGGCGAGGCGTTCTGCGACGAGGAGACCTGCCGACTCCACAACCCGCACCGCCAGCCCGGCGTCGTCGCCGCGCAGTTACGGGGCACCGAGTTCTGCCCCCGCCACGCGGAGCGCTATCGGCGCTAG